From a single Apium graveolens cultivar Ventura chromosome 2, ASM990537v1, whole genome shotgun sequence genomic region:
- the LOC141707386 gene encoding uncharacterized protein LOC141707386, translated as MEMNSRGGESHVEQHTRRGKLRAPHQNSYEHNSEQLWLHQVHVPDLDQLRNFKYGTTSFDQTVFSSEMLNSVAKISQGLFKQHDSLSNSTIGSSYVSQPNSSSNHNVLVDNIGNPNSIFFGGEADVCASSLYPRQPNFYGYQDVTHSSFGESSIIHQNSHTHFPFDYQNSLKQVVPDGELDMARYSVKDTNELVHFLPSFVDSNSLSSTPVDQAFRQWNDEGLASKSQDPQGLSLSLSVDFRASGDLRDPQYSKALTYSNYLCTSSKPSSAGSKGFSFGYGRKNIYNVAGPHGPFTGYASILKDSKYLKPALELLEDLCGSKTKISEIYPDNIDEDEDFSGSSISESLWPAYHKKMANLLYLQQEVCRKYKQYQQQMQMVISSFESVEGVSTSTPYIAMALNTILMHFRCLKDAISDQLKHTGKELGEELSSPTAGTSSSTKFGEEASNFQKQKSCASNNHVSSQPKLPVWKPQRGLPERAVSILRAWLFDHFLHPYPTDTDKHMLAIQTGLTRNQVSNWFINARVRIWKPMVEEIHLLETKGLAEESSHMATNKGRDNMSSGCASHQYDHNHPANRLFGINAYTNGDGRREDFWNQEKRSRTECQIPVSIEGSLMSFLPYQQQQDGFETGAAHGNVSLTLGLRQNALSVQQQMHQ; from the exons ATGGAGATGAACAGTCGAGGAGGTGAATCGCATGTTGAACAGCATACACGGCGTGGTAAGCTAAGAGCTCCGCATCAGAATTCTTATGAGCATAATTCGGAACAATTGTGGCTTCATCAAGTGCATGTCCCAGATCTTGACCAGCTACGAAATTTCAAATACGGGACAACATCCTTTGATCAAACTGTGTTCTCCTCGGAAATGTTAAATTCGGTGGCCAAAATTTCACAAGGTTTGTTTAAACAACATGACTCTCTCAGTAATTCTACGATTGGTAGCAGCTATGTTTCTCAACCGAACTCATCGTCCAACCACAACGTATTAGTTGATAACATTGGTAATCCGAATTCAATTTTTTTCGGAGGAGAAGCAGATGTTTGTGCATCCTCATTGTACCCAAGGCAGCCTAATTTCTATGGTTATCAAGATGTCACACATTCATCATTTGGTGAATCTTCTATAATTCATCAAAATAGCCATACACATTTTCCATTTGACTACCAAAATTCCCTTAAACAAGTTGTCCCGGATGGAGAGCTTGATATGGCTCGATATAGTGTAAAGGATACAAATGAGCTTGTTCATTTTCTTCCGAGTTTTGTTGACAGTAACTCGTTATCTAGTACACCGGTGGATCAAGCTTTTAGGCAGTGGAATGATGAAGGGCTAGCAAGTAAGAGTCAAGATCCACAAGGCTTATCATTGTCACTTTCAGTTGATTTCCGAGCGTCCGGTGATTTAAGGGATCCTCAGTATTCAAAAGCCTTGACATACTCTAATTATTTGTGTACAAGCTCTAAACCATCAAGTGCAGGAAGTAAAGGCTTTAGTTTCGGATATGGTCGAAAAAACATATACAATGTAGCTGGGCCTCATGGTCCTTTCACAGGTTATGCATCTAttctgaaggattcaaagtatcTGAAGCCAGCACTGGAGTTATTGGAGGATCTGTGTGGCTCGAAAACAAAAATTAGTGAAATTTACCCTGATAATATAGACGAGGATGAGGATTTTTCTGGAAGCAGCATTAGTGAATCTTTGTGGCCTGCGTATCATAAAAAGATGGCAAACTTGTTGTATCTTCAACAGGAG GTTTGCAGAAAATACAAACAATATCAGCAACAAATGCAAATGGTGATTTCATCATTTGAATCAGTTGAAGGTGTTAGTACTTCAACCCCCTACATTGCAATGGCTCTCAATACAATCTTAATGCACTTTCGGTGCCTAAAAGACGCCATCTCAGACCAGCTCAAACACACTGGAAAAGAATTAGGAGAGGAATTATCATCACCGACTGCTGGTACAAGCAGTAGTACTAAATTCGGAGAAGAAGCAAGTAACTTTCAAAAGCAGAAATCTTGTGCTAGCAATAATCACGTTTCCTCTCAACCTAAACTACCTGTTTGGAAGCCTCAGAGAGGCCTACCGGAGCGTGCTGTGTCCATTCTTAGAGCTTGGCTTTTCGACCACTTTCTTCACCC GTATCCAACAGATACCGATAAGCATATGCTGGCTATTCAAACTGGATTAACTCGAAACCAG GTCTCAAACTGGTTCATCAATGCACGAGTGCGTATTTGGAAACCAATGGTTGAGGAAATTCATCTGCTCGAGACTAAAGGTCTGGCAGAAGAAAGCTCACACATGGCAACAAATAAAGGCCGTGACAACATGTCTTCCGGATGTGCTAGCCACCAATATGATCATAACCATCCCGCAAACAGATTATTTGGAATCAATGCATATACGAACGGTGATGGCAGAAGGGAAGATTTCTGGAATCAGGAGAAACGATCAAGAACTGAATGTCAAATTCCTGTTAGCATAGAAGGGTCCTTAATGAGTTTTCTACCGTATCAACAACAGCAAGATGGATTCGAAACTGGAGCTGCACATGGTAATGTGTCACTTACATTGGGTCTCAGGCAAAATGCATTGAGTGTGCAGCAACAAATGCATCAATAG